The Corythoichthys intestinalis isolate RoL2023-P3 chromosome 2, ASM3026506v1, whole genome shotgun sequence DNA segment aggtcgattaaaaaatttaatcgtttgacagccccaaatATTACCATAAAAAATGCTAATTGGTGTTCAAGTGTGTTACACCTTGTTTGTATATGAAACAAACACACTGCATTAAAGCGCAACTTtaacatttttgacattaggcttactaTTCGAGTTAGCAGAGGtcaaattagtcggtggagttcatTTCAAcacattccgtgcagtttgttagttatttatttagtCATAGTCATTTCAGGgttccggagtggctaaacCAGCGCGAGTCAGTGGTCTTTTCCTagcatgtcaataaaaaaactatattaacagACCTaatatagtcaaataaatttaaaatgcagATTGCTGTTCAAGATACCCATGCGgcaaaaacaatgtcacaccaaactcccgtaattcatttatttctgcgggactatttttttagatgcgtaatatgaccacaatagagaggagtgcttcagcCACTCATGCTCCTGCTGCATTTGAGGAATGTGgaaagtcggacttatcccactcTGATGATatcagttgcgacctcaaagcggtccaagcgtttttttttttttagccatcaaaagacacactgacctccagcaaacctgccttcttgtaagggatcaaatagtggagtaaAAACAACAGCTAGGGTAAAAAGAcctcactgtaaactgcctttagTTTTACTATCTACAGTCTGCTTTTCGACAGGCACCGCATTTTTTCGACTGAcgtctgattgaagcaactcgtgaagtgggggtactttttttttctgactttgTGACtcgttcgagtggcgttccaatgatatttttcctagTCGCAGCTTGGAAAACTCCGACTTCCCAccatcctcgaatgcagcatcagtcaatGGAGTCTTGACTAAAGAACGGCAACATAGTGAAACATGCATTTAGAGCAGGAGTAGCCAATTCCGGCCCTCGATGGCTCCTAtcgagcttgttttccatgtctcccttctttaaaacacctgaatcaaatgatcagctcatcagtaagctctgcaggagcctgataacgatcctgattatttgagtcaggtgtgttgtaggagggagacatggaaaacaagctggataggggccctcgagaACCGGAGTTTGCTTCCCctgatttagaggctgtggaaatagacagaagaaatgggcaaatgagaGTTTCCAGAAATTCCCTATtaagaacgaggaacaatacaaactgtgaatacttgctgctggctacgacataaacacaccagtggaaaaaatatcactccgCTCTACAGCCTGTTACCTACAGAGAGCCGCTGGATTCCAAATGTTGTTCATAcatttattgacatgcaatggtaaattttgataacttcatcctgaaaacatagccaacactattgattgcataggTCATCGGTGATTTTAATCCGTGCAGATGTTGTttttcattgtcatgctgggacggcccattgactcgtgctagctcagtcactccggagcccttAAACTAATAAACAACtacctgcacggaatttgttgcaaccaactccactgactaattaaacccacgCTAACATcccctgaacttcccctttaaaatgtaTTCTAAATTGGCTTAGGGAgaaaatgtaaacttttgaaaatGTGTAATGTCAACTGAGGTTCAAATTTAGAATTTAATTTTCACAAGGCATAATTATTTGGCAAGACAGAATGTGAGCGTCTTTTGTCACCTTCAAGTGTGAATATtctgtacaaaaaaaacaaattgtaaAATTGTAAGAAAAGCATACAAACGCCCAAAATGTGCAAccagtgttttcttattttgcatCATGGCAAATGTAcaattaaatataaatacagATCAGTAGCAAGAACATTCAAATTATTTTGTCATAAGTATAAAACaatcatgacaaataaaattGTGGAAGATAAATCTGTGGGTGCCACATCAGGTACTACAGTGGGTTTAAATACAATAAAGTTAACCTACATGCACCCAAACAATCACTGAATCCTACTGATGGTCTTAATAATTTACACGTTATTATTGTAAACAACTGCAAATGGAGTACATTGAGTGCTCAAATTTAGTCTGGACTTCCTTGATCAACCCAAAGAGAAAAGAGTAAAACAGAACCATAAGAGTACaaagtatacagtatgtgcacAACTTAGAAACGTGTCACAAATTCCTTGCAAGGACATACATTAAAACTATTACATAAAAAAGTTCAGGAAGTCAAATTTAGATAGCGAACTGCTAAAATGCTTGTGTTGATATTTAGCAGTTAGTGACTGCAATCCAAAGGGCATTAGCAGAACGCCGCCTATTTGCGCTTCACTATCCATAATATCTTTAATTATGATCATCCATGTGATACTAACAGAATTTTTGGGTCAAGCCATGGAATGCCGCGCAATGGAATGATGAGAGGGAAGAACAATAATGGAATTGCAGCTGATGACAGGAATATATACCTGTTTTAAACCCCGAATCTGGATTGTCTTTAACTAAGCAACTTATGGCGGTCGAAAACAGTCTTGCGCTGTTCCTGGACCTGCTTCTTCCAGCGCTGCTGCGCCCCTTCAACCCGCTCCAGCACTGTATTTCCTCTGGCCTGGCTGCTGTCCAGCCGTGGACGCATCTCCTAAACAGAGATAGACGAAAAAGGGAGCTTGTTGAGAAGAGTAGTTTTATGACAAAGAAAAGAAATGGCTACATTTCTACCTCAGAATCTTCCTCGTTGTGCAGAGGCTGGGTGTAAGCATCATGCTTGCGGATGAGGGGATCGACCAATAGGAGGAAGAGCATGTAGAGCAGCAGCGCGCCAACAACAGACAGGTAGATGATAATCGTCACCTGAGATACAGATCATTAATTCTTAACTCTCTGCCTgctattgacaacaatagacgaccaatccatttgagccTTCAACCTCactcagttcaaatgaattggatgtctattagtgatgcacgataatacatttttcaaccgatgaccgatgatttcctcctcgttccaacctataaccgataatgtcaagccgataattctattagaaGATTAATGTACAATTTTAAAGTattcacaagagaaaatattgctgtgcaaaaatataatttattgctctttcttcaacatcaaatgtgaactagTAAATTCCAATATCTAAATAAAgatagattgtctgacattgtgtaatggtgaacttttggcaacaattacttacagagtaaataactaagttgcacaaaaatgcctttaaaagtaagccattcctaaggtGTAACATtattacactgcaaaaacacagtaACACAccaccttaaaactagttaaactcccttgttttcagtgtaaatctataggaaataagtgaaattatctgccagcgcttcaagtatatgtcactcagatttcttgaagaaaaatagctagctgaaaataagcttaacagccttattttaagcaatatacCTGTATTGTTCTACTTAAAAAATGTGGATTATCAGTgtaacgtcataattgccattatcggccgataattatcggtaaccgatatcaTCGTGCATCTTTAATGTCTATCAATGGAAGTGGAGTGCTGTCCAATGaagaaatatggcatactttgaTAGTATTGCTACTCCGCTCCTCGTACTTGCACTCGCACAGCAGGCAGTACGCTTCCACATCGTGGCCAGGTACCGGCATGGGATCCACCACATGGAGACAGTTGCTAGAAGTAAAAGAATATATGGTAAGGCCAGCGGAATTTAACACATCCTAAATTTCCAATGAGTCCAAGAATAAAGGGCGTTTACCAGTCCTTTTGGGAGACATTTCTGTTGTAGATATTGCCAGTGATGTTTCTGTAAGGCGGGCAGATGCACTTGCAGCGAACGTCTTCAAAgttctgtcaaaattaaagtggTTTGGTTAAATAAAccaatacagtatttcatttgctgcatacagtatttttgcgatactgacataaaaaaatgaataaatgaagaaGAAGCCTTATGTGATATGACTTGTGTTCCTGCTGTATTTGTAACATTATGATCAATTTATAATAATTTCACGTTTATGTATATTTAGGACGAATGAATCTCTAACCTTCGCATCAGCAATGACCGCAGCATCCAGAAGCAGCGCGAACACCGCCGCAGCCGCGAGCAATGTCCATGAAGCCACCCcggaaaataacattttctcaGAGGCCCTCAACAAGATTTCGTAGACGGTGAAAAGACGACGCAATACAGTAAATAAACTACCGTATGCGGAATACTCAAAAAGCAAACGTAGCTTGACAGCTGCTGAATTCTAATACTTCCGCTTCCGGTTTGTCGTCACACATGGcaatgctgccacctgctggttaAAATACAGAAACATACATTTTCCCCCCCCAGACAAATGGAATCATTAAAATACATAtgaattcatttattattttttttattcaggttTACGGTCAGGTTTTATGATTCTGTCATCTTTCCTGTGACTTTCCATTCaggaaaaatgtgaaataaAAAAGAAACCTACCTACTACACTTGATCGGctgaaaccaagggcgtaggtttgcataggccatagggacggtagggtcataacactaccaacttttcaggatgctcaaattgtccccaccaacttttaagcaaccttatttgaattatataataacttcagttatataggtcatttagattgtcttcccatacgttgtaaggatagaattaaccccaccattattaagtgaattacaattctcacagtcggacatccgggcattaatggcgtcaccagccacaacaaagcgtcgccatattgaaatggggtcaaaacacgagtcacaagcagttgctctgtcgtgcattgtagtacaaacgcgttgaacttttgtcttatttgtggtctttttttgcgtcggaatgactaaaagttgccgtgttgcgggttgtaacacaagtaAGAGTtcagagccgcatttgaagttcttcattcttccttgtgagaagaaaaggacaagcaattggctgaaagcaatcaatcgaggaacagtaaaagaagacagtTCCGTggaccaggcacatttacgcttgcagccgacattttattactggtgagtaaactttaatcgatttttttttgccccaattagctgctaggattcaatagactaggcagtggttatttttACCGGAACCGACAACTTGCATCTCgcaacatttttcttttgccatgaactgctctgatcggtcaatcggtatattattggcctggtgggaattggttattttgccgtgacgtgttcaattaccggttacggcagaaataatcactctatATATacaaccagttttcttagttccacacagtacatattccacgtaattgataaaggtcaacttactgggtgactttattatGTTTCCGAAGTCCACTGCAgtcaattcctttggattgtttatcaagctatcagctgcgactttgtatgggcagatttgcaggccaatacatgctaattttaagttgtatcgcctcctcgcgtctgtcagcagtgactcgtgataataataaatcttgtttaagacgtttttatgaaaaaaagacgcaaaacacagctgaatatGAATTCAGTCTGaatatatatgaatttcagacgtttgtcatcggatgtttacctgtgcgtgcccccctctcaaaatggcgacacgttgctatgcgatatgacgtcatcgtgacatcgcgccgactgcgagaatactttcattatgttcagacttacagtaCATtgcccccttttcacttgctgcatgtgccagtccatttcttCCCTTAAACGCACGTGTGATTGGCTGATGCTTTAACCCCCTtcacacaaacacaaacacattcacagcccgacatAAATAcaacctcctccgccccctttgaagatgagtgatattagaagttttttttctgccaacagcagccactgtaagtaatgtaaaacgacgtcaatgttgtggaggtggttaacacaccactaattttgctactgaaagtccgacctgcgttAGAGTTACCATAACATTAATCTAtgtgaatttctcgaactcaAGGAGGAAGCTGCGTTGAAATatcttcctgtatgttttctactgataatgttaattaaactaaGGAATGTAGTGAACTAAGGATTACCAACTTATAAATAGTTAATTAATGatgaacaagtttgtatttcttttgtATGTTCATATAATTTGTGTGCAAATTTTACAGTTcaaatttgctcataaaatccagGCATTTATTCTCGaaggttttaaaaatgtttctttagtagtttttgaaaacgaaggtttgaatcgaatggtgtatcacctgaaccaatacacatgaaaataactataagtcaatacagatttattttgcattgatcatttagcctatcaatttatTATGTTCATAATGTCGAGAAATATAGCCCTGAGCacgttcacccagtctgtttggtcttataaatgtccctaccccagcaaaaagtgtacatgcaagttatgctgttatatcgcccCAACCAATGTTTTGACCAAAGCTATGCCATTGGCTGAAACTATATTAAGGGTTTCATGTACAGGCTTAGTCTGATTTGAGTAAAaagagaactttttttttttttttttttaaatttttacttTTC contains these protein-coding regions:
- the tmem9 gene encoding transmembrane protein 9: MLFSGVASWTLLAAAAVFALLLDAAVIADAKNFEDVRCKCICPPYRNITGNIYNRNVSQKDCNCLHVVDPMPVPGHDVEAYCLLCECKYEERSSNTIKVTIIIYLSVVGALLLYMLFLLLVDPLIRKHDAYTQPLHNEEDSEEMRPRLDSSQARGNTVLERVEGAQQRWKKQVQEQRKTVFDRHKLLS